One part of the Acinetobacter sp. XS-4 genome encodes these proteins:
- a CDS encoding DMT family protein, protein MKDVPLSPTVLAFAFLIISNCFMTLAWYGHLKFLHHAPLWQAILFGWIIALLEYSFMIPATRMLSAQGWLLGEMKITQEVVTLIVFVPFMLFLFKQPFKLDYLWAMVCLFGCVYFVFRSQ, encoded by the coding sequence ATGAAGGATGTGCCTTTGAGCCCAACGGTTTTAGCTTTTGCTTTCTTAATTATTTCTAACTGCTTTATGACACTTGCATGGTATGGGCATCTTAAATTTTTGCATCATGCTCCACTCTGGCAAGCGATTTTATTCGGTTGGATTATAGCCCTGCTTGAATATAGTTTTATGATTCCGGCAACTCGTATGTTGAGTGCACAAGGTTGGTTACTCGGCGAAATGAAAATTACACAGGAAGTGGTCACACTGATTGTGTTTGTACCCTTTATGCTTTTCTTATTTAAACAACCATTTAAACTGGATTATTTGTGGGCGATGGTATGTTTATTTGGTTGCGTCTACTTCGTATTTAGAAGCCAGTAA
- the grpE gene encoding nucleotide exchange factor GrpE, with product MANEQNEQAQDIQHEQAEQSNEQTQAEGVEQANDVTVESLQAQITKLEESLKLEKARTANAVYEAQKSVERIQRESEKHKETVLEKFAKELLDSVDNLERAIQAAGNEETPVLEGIKLTLKSLLTALEKFGVVEADTKNGFNADLHQAVGIDPNAKANEIGTVLQKGYTLNGRLLRPAMVMVGQ from the coding sequence ATGGCTAATGAGCAAAACGAGCAAGCTCAAGACATTCAACACGAGCAAGCAGAGCAATCTAATGAGCAAACTCAGGCTGAAGGTGTAGAGCAAGCAAACGACGTTACCGTTGAATCTTTACAAGCGCAAATCACTAAATTAGAAGAAAGTCTGAAACTTGAAAAAGCACGTACAGCCAATGCTGTCTACGAAGCACAGAAAAGTGTAGAGCGTATTCAACGTGAGTCTGAAAAGCACAAAGAAACTGTGCTTGAAAAATTTGCAAAAGAATTATTGGATTCTGTAGACAATCTAGAGCGCGCAATTCAAGCGGCGGGTAATGAAGAAACACCAGTACTTGAAGGTATCAAATTAACGTTGAAGTCGCTTTTAACTGCGCTTGAAAAATTTGGCGTTGTAGAAGCTGACACTAAAAATGGTTTCAATGCAGATTTACATCAAGCAGTTGGTATTGATCCAAATGCTAAAGCGAATGAAATCGGTACTGTTTTACAAAAAGGCTATACCTTAAATGGCCGCTTATTGCGCCCTGCTATGGTTATGGTCGGTCAATAG
- a CDS encoding LysR family transcriptional regulator, translated as MDTLKAIHVFVSIAQHGNLTKAAEHLNYSRAMVSRYLEHLEHTFSTRLFQRNTRKISLTPAGEKALLYCENILQQQQLLQELAAPEQHNGTIRFTCGLFLFQLGVGECIRQFKKQHPHIQFDVYLTENTIDLIDAQVDLALRITQKVADGLIARPVCQIESVFCAHPDYLKEHSPLSHPRQLIQYECLTHHSQHQYWTLFDEEQQPQNYPLNVTFKSNDVNAVYDMCIHAQGVAMLPSLLVKKDLKEKLLVPLFKNFSAPELSLSVVYASRQHLPKITQEFIAFMIENLDFYLKPQN; from the coding sequence ATGGATACGTTAAAAGCCATACACGTCTTTGTTTCTATTGCTCAACATGGCAATTTAACTAAAGCTGCCGAACATCTTAATTATTCCCGCGCCATGGTTTCTCGCTATCTTGAGCACCTAGAGCACACATTCTCAACTCGACTATTTCAAAGAAATACCCGAAAAATATCTCTCACTCCAGCCGGTGAAAAAGCCCTACTCTACTGCGAAAATATTTTACAACAACAACAACTTCTACAAGAGCTGGCGGCACCTGAACAACATAACGGTACGATTCGCTTTACCTGTGGTTTATTTTTATTTCAATTAGGTGTTGGGGAATGTATTCGTCAATTTAAAAAGCAGCATCCACATATTCAATTTGACGTATATCTTACTGAAAATACAATTGACTTGATTGATGCACAGGTCGATTTAGCCTTGCGTATAACGCAAAAAGTTGCAGATGGATTAATTGCTAGACCAGTCTGTCAGATTGAATCGGTATTTTGTGCTCATCCTGACTATTTAAAAGAGCACAGCCCCCTCTCTCACCCAAGACAACTTATTCAATATGAATGTTTAACTCACCATAGCCAGCATCAATACTGGACTCTTTTTGATGAAGAACAACAACCGCAGAATTATCCTTTAAACGTGACCTTTAAAAGTAATGATGTAAATGCTGTTTATGACATGTGTATACATGCCCAAGGTGTGGCAATGTTGCCCTCACTATTAGTTAAGAAAGATTTAAAAGAAAAACTTCTAGTTCCTCTATTTAAAAACTTTTCGGCTCCGGAATTAAGTCTGTCAGTGGTATATGCATCAAGACAACATTTACCCAAAATAACGCAGGAATTTATTGCTTTTATGATCGAAAATTTAGATTTTTACTTAAAACCGCAAAATTAA
- a CDS encoding 5-(carboxyamino)imidazole ribonucleotide synthase → MDKTIGIFGGGQLGRMMAQAALPLNIQCTFFEANTDCPAGVLGQVFSSQDEQGLKQFIESADVFSLEFENTPVEDVDVLTQTKALHPPRIALATAQNRLSEKALFDELTIPVAPYRAVDSLEGLKKAVAELGLPIVLKTATGGYDGKGQFVLRSEDQIDTAWAELGPAKSLVAESFVKFSREVSIIAVRGQNGEVKTWPLAENHHHNGILSHSIVPAPNSEALQPVAQDYITRLLNHLNYVGVLTLELFVTEQGLCANEMAPRVHNSGHWSIEGAVCSQFENHIRAVAGLPLGSTDVVRPTVMINIIGQHPKTEDVLALNGAHLHLYNKSERAGRKLGHITLMPVDSNELTTLCRQLAEILPEPLALTADMTL, encoded by the coding sequence ATGGATAAAACTATCGGTATTTTTGGTGGTGGGCAACTGGGCCGAATGATGGCTCAAGCAGCGTTACCATTAAATATTCAATGTACTTTTTTTGAAGCAAATACAGATTGTCCTGCAGGTGTTCTAGGTCAAGTCTTTTCTAGCCAAGATGAGCAAGGCTTAAAGCAGTTTATTGAAAGTGCTGATGTTTTTAGTCTTGAGTTTGAAAATACGCCCGTTGAAGATGTGGATGTTTTAACACAAACCAAAGCATTGCACCCTCCCCGTATTGCTTTAGCAACTGCGCAAAATCGTTTGTCAGAAAAAGCATTGTTTGATGAGCTTACTATTCCTGTAGCGCCGTATCGTGCTGTAGATAGTCTAGAAGGCTTGAAAAAGGCTGTTGCTGAGCTTGGTTTACCGATTGTGCTTAAGACTGCAACTGGTGGATATGACGGTAAAGGTCAGTTTGTACTTCGTTCAGAAGACCAGATTGATACGGCGTGGGCTGAACTTGGTCCTGCAAAAAGTTTAGTTGCCGAAAGCTTTGTTAAATTCTCTCGTGAAGTTTCAATTATTGCGGTGCGCGGCCAAAATGGTGAAGTAAAAACTTGGCCACTGGCTGAAAATCACCATCATAATGGCATTTTATCGCATTCAATTGTTCCAGCACCGAATAGCGAAGCTTTGCAACCTGTGGCTCAAGACTACATTACTCGTTTGTTGAATCACCTCAACTATGTTGGTGTGTTAACTCTAGAGCTATTTGTGACAGAACAAGGCTTATGTGCAAATGAGATGGCACCGCGAGTGCATAACTCAGGTCACTGGTCCATTGAAGGCGCTGTTTGTTCTCAGTTTGAAAACCATATTCGAGCTGTTGCAGGTCTACCATTGGGTTCAACAGATGTTGTTCGCCCAACGGTTATGATCAATATTATTGGTCAGCATCCTAAAACTGAAGATGTACTTGCCTTAAATGGTGCTCATCTACATCTTTATAATAAGTCTGAACGTGCTGGCCGTAAGTTAGGCCATATCACTTTAATGCCTGTGGATAGTAATGAATTGACGACGTTATGCCGTCAATTGGCAGAAATTTTGCCAGAACCACTCGCTTTAACAGCAGATATGACCCTCTAA
- the mpl gene encoding UDP-N-acetylmuramate:L-alanyl-gamma-D-glutamyl-meso-diaminopimelate ligase, translating into MHLHILGICGTFMGSLALLARDLGHKVTGSDSNVYPPMSTQLENAGITLMQGYDRSHLQPHPDLVIVGNAMKRGIDAVEYMLNEGLPYISGPQFLADHVLQGKHVLGVAGTHGKTTTTTMLAWVLDQAGLNPGFLIGGVPLGFSESARLGGGKYFCVEADEYDSAFFDKRSKFVHYHPKTAILNNLEFDHADIFDDLAAIQKQFHHLVRTIPSEGRIIAPITETHIDEVLEMGCWTPVIRTSLEANEKAALSAELISIDGSHFKVLENGNVVGEVKWTMTGQHSVANALATIAAAQHVGVTLEQACEALSNFGGVKRRMELLGTVNGIEVYDDFAHHPTAIDTTLDGARKRLGERRLWAIIEPRSNTMRMGSHKDGLAHSARLADEVIWYQPEGLDWDLQPVIEAASNHAQVSRSLDEIIERIVNKAGEGDAVVIMSNGGFGGLHQKLMSALKAKAA; encoded by the coding sequence ATGCATCTGCATATCTTGGGTATTTGTGGCACTTTTATGGGCTCTTTAGCACTTTTAGCTCGTGATTTAGGACATAAGGTAACCGGTTCCGATTCAAACGTTTACCCACCAATGTCTACCCAGTTAGAAAACGCAGGCATTACCCTCATGCAAGGCTACGACCGTAGTCATTTACAACCGCATCCAGATTTAGTCATTGTCGGCAATGCCATGAAACGTGGTATTGATGCCGTGGAATATATGCTTAACGAAGGTTTGCCATATATTTCTGGTCCTCAGTTTCTTGCCGATCACGTTTTACAAGGTAAACATGTACTTGGTGTAGCAGGTACTCATGGTAAGACCACGACTACCACCATGCTGGCTTGGGTACTTGATCAGGCTGGTTTAAATCCAGGCTTTTTAATTGGTGGTGTTCCACTTGGTTTTAGCGAAAGCGCTCGTTTAGGCGGTGGAAAATACTTCTGCGTTGAAGCCGATGAATATGACTCTGCTTTCTTTGATAAACGTTCTAAGTTTGTTCATTATCATCCAAAAACGGCGATTTTAAACAACCTTGAATTTGACCATGCCGATATTTTTGATGACCTAGCAGCGATTCAAAAGCAGTTCCATCATCTTGTGCGTACCATTCCAAGTGAAGGCCGTATTATTGCGCCGATTACTGAAACTCATATTGATGAAGTGCTTGAAATGGGTTGCTGGACACCAGTGATTCGCACAAGTTTAGAAGCGAATGAAAAAGCTGCTTTATCTGCTGAATTAATCTCAATTGATGGCAGCCATTTTAAAGTACTCGAAAATGGCAATGTCGTTGGCGAAGTTAAATGGACCATGACAGGGCAACATAGCGTAGCGAATGCTTTGGCAACGATTGCAGCCGCTCAACATGTAGGTGTTACGCTTGAACAAGCTTGTGAAGCTTTGTCTAACTTTGGCGGCGTAAAACGTCGTATGGAGTTGCTCGGTACAGTCAATGGTATTGAGGTTTATGATGACTTCGCTCACCACCCAACTGCAATTGACACCACTTTAGATGGCGCACGTAAACGCTTAGGTGAACGCCGTTTATGGGCCATTATTGAACCACGTTCAAATACAATGCGTATGGGCAGTCATAAAGATGGCTTGGCACATTCAGCACGCTTAGCAGATGAAGTCATCTGGTATCAGCCAGAAGGCTTAGATTGGGATTTACAACCTGTGATTGAAGCTGCTTCTAACCATGCTCAAGTGAGCCGCTCTCTTGATGAAATTATTGAGCGTATTGTCAATAAAGCAGGTGAGGGCGATGCCGTTGTGATTATGTCTAACGGTGGGTTTGGTGGCTTACATCAAAAACTCATGAGCGCATTAAAAGCAAAAGCTGCTTAA
- a CDS encoding MBL fold metallo-hydrolase yields the protein MKFFKLTASALATATALTMASSAFAQDLKIQSFLAKPEHFGVTSTLIEGDKEVLLVNAQFSKSEALRIAADIIDSGKTLKTIFVSYGDPDYYFGLDVFKQYFPNVQIIATPETVKHIQDTQALKVKYWGPQMGANAPSQIIVPQAYTAKTLKLENESIEIKGKKELTYLWIPSSKAVVGGIPVSSGIHLWMADTPKVKDRNEVIQTLESIKALQPQTVVPAHMVEGAPQGLDAVNFSIDYLKSYEKAAKVSKNASELSQLMQKQYPTLKSVDSLELGAKVVKGEMQWP from the coding sequence ATGAAATTTTTTAAATTAACTGCTTCAGCCCTAGCAACTGCCACAGCTTTGACAATGGCTTCCTCAGCTTTTGCGCAAGATCTAAAAATCCAAAGTTTTCTGGCTAAACCCGAACATTTTGGCGTGACTTCTACTTTAATTGAAGGCGATAAAGAAGTTTTATTGGTTAATGCGCAATTTTCAAAATCTGAAGCATTACGTATTGCTGCCGACATTATCGATAGCGGTAAAACGCTCAAGACAATTTTCGTAAGCTATGGCGATCCAGATTATTACTTTGGCTTAGATGTATTTAAACAATACTTCCCAAATGTACAAATCATCGCGACGCCTGAAACTGTTAAACATATTCAAGATACTCAAGCGCTTAAAGTGAAATATTGGGGCCCACAAATGGGTGCAAATGCTCCTAGCCAAATTATTGTGCCTCAAGCTTATACTGCTAAAACTTTAAAGCTGGAGAATGAGTCAATCGAGATTAAAGGTAAGAAAGAACTTACTTATTTATGGATTCCTTCTTCTAAAGCAGTAGTAGGTGGTATTCCAGTATCTTCAGGCATTCATTTATGGATGGCAGATACACCAAAAGTTAAAGACCGTAATGAAGTGATTCAAACTCTAGAAAGCATTAAAGCACTTCAACCTCAAACAGTTGTTCCTGCTCATATGGTTGAAGGAGCTCCACAAGGTTTAGATGCGGTTAACTTTTCGATAGATTATCTCAAAAGCTATGAGAAAGCGGCTAAAGTAAGTAAAAATGCGAGTGAGCTGAGTCAACTCATGCAAAAACAATATCCAACATTAAAAAGTGTGGATAGCCTGGAGTTAGGTGCAAAAGTTGTAAAAGGCGAGATGCAGTGGCCGTAA
- a CDS encoding matrixin family metalloprotease translates to MKKILWWGLSLCLCIGFQTTIFAQSNLPRGLSNQPLKYRIAFIDPRFQLTQEKFIEVSQQAAEIWHKETGKSYFIYDPEAELSINLIYDDHQMMKSEQQENLNSLMQKQEQWRIKNEEIVLNKQEVDQLSSDLSKKKISLKAEFEQYQRDVTRFNQGEHRYYHAGELKEQQNELQQKSGNLQNESNNLNLKIQLLNTKIKKLNQEQSDLTTLMTQFKLEQKTSIQPFHKGLFSKNQIQIYGYASLNDLRLTLAHEFGHALGLKHTTDPKSLMYPRLKEQDIYNFKLTDSDLELLGSSYSSIEGNH, encoded by the coding sequence ATGAAAAAAATTCTATGGTGGGGATTGAGCTTATGTTTATGCATAGGCTTTCAAACAACGATTTTTGCTCAAAGTAATCTACCAAGGGGTTTATCTAATCAACCTTTAAAGTATCGAATTGCTTTTATTGATCCACGGTTTCAATTAACTCAAGAAAAATTTATTGAAGTTAGCCAACAAGCTGCCGAAATCTGGCACAAAGAGACTGGAAAAAGCTATTTTATTTATGATCCTGAAGCAGAGTTATCAATTAACTTAATTTATGATGATCATCAAATGATGAAAAGCGAGCAACAGGAAAATTTGAATTCACTCATGCAAAAGCAGGAACAATGGCGCATTAAAAATGAAGAAATTGTTTTAAACAAACAAGAAGTTGATCAGCTATCATCAGATTTAAGCAAAAAAAAGATCAGCCTAAAAGCTGAGTTTGAGCAATATCAACGAGACGTAACACGCTTTAATCAAGGGGAACATCGATACTATCATGCCGGTGAGTTAAAAGAGCAGCAAAATGAATTACAGCAAAAGTCTGGAAATCTGCAAAACGAATCAAATAATTTAAACCTTAAAATTCAATTACTTAATACAAAAATTAAAAAACTAAATCAAGAGCAAAGTGATTTAACAACTTTAATGACACAATTTAAGCTAGAGCAAAAAACCAGTATTCAGCCCTTTCATAAAGGCTTATTTAGCAAAAACCAAATTCAAATTTATGGTTATGCCTCTTTAAATGATTTACGTTTGACCCTTGCTCATGAGTTTGGTCATGCTCTAGGACTAAAACATACCACGGATCCTAAATCTTTAATGTACCCCCGTTTAAAAGAGCAAGATATCTATAATTTCAAATTAACAGATTCAGATTTAGAGCTATTAGGCTCTAGTTATAGTTCAATTGAGGGAAATCATTAA
- a CDS encoding lytic murein transglycosylase, which translates to MRRFSCIVGSVFLAMTQAQAELVINGSTISSNATVPVVTSEDYTPNNNFQSCLANLRSQAIAAGVSGTTYDRYTQNLTPDYSVIDKLNYQPEFSTPIWDYLSGLVDEERVELGKQKLAQYRDVLNRASQTYGVPPETIVAVWGVESNFGDISGKYPLLQALGTLSCEGRRQSYFRTEFFATMRILQRGDLTEDQLKGSWAGAFGHTQFMPSTYERLAVDFDGDGRRDLVSSTADALASTANFLNKAGWQTGMPWGFEVKVPQGMSIDGEGRRSKKALSSWSARGVTRIDGSPLVQGALSGSTSAGLMAPAGVNGPVFLVFKNFDAIYSYNAAESYGLAIAHLSDRLKGARPFATSWPTDDPGTSRAERREIQQFLLNRGYDIGAVDGLIGDKTRVAIRQEQTRLGLNPTGRAGQQILRAFRQEQAQKMMQ; encoded by the coding sequence ATGCGACGTTTTTCTTGTATTGTTGGCTCTGTATTTTTAGCAATGACTCAGGCTCAAGCAGAGCTCGTAATTAATGGTTCTACAATATCTAGCAATGCTACTGTTCCAGTAGTAACTAGCGAAGATTATACGCCTAATAATAATTTCCAAAGTTGTTTGGCAAACTTACGTTCTCAAGCAATTGCTGCGGGAGTCTCGGGAACAACTTATGACCGTTATACTCAAAACTTAACTCCAGATTATTCAGTGATTGATAAATTAAATTATCAACCAGAATTTTCGACACCAATTTGGGATTATCTTTCTGGCTTAGTCGATGAAGAGCGTGTTGAGCTCGGAAAACAAAAACTGGCGCAATATCGCGATGTTTTAAATCGTGCTTCTCAAACCTACGGCGTGCCACCTGAAACAATTGTGGCAGTGTGGGGTGTAGAAAGTAATTTTGGTGATATTTCTGGAAAATATCCTTTATTACAAGCACTCGGGACTTTAAGTTGTGAAGGTCGTCGACAAAGTTATTTCCGTACTGAATTTTTTGCCACCATGCGTATTTTACAGCGCGGTGACTTAACCGAAGATCAATTGAAAGGTTCTTGGGCTGGGGCATTTGGACATACGCAATTTATGCCATCGACCTATGAACGTTTAGCTGTTGATTTTGATGGAGATGGTCGTCGCGATTTAGTATCGAGTACCGCAGATGCATTGGCATCAACGGCTAATTTCTTAAATAAAGCCGGTTGGCAAACAGGAATGCCATGGGGTTTTGAAGTAAAAGTTCCTCAAGGCATGTCAATTGATGGAGAAGGGCGACGCTCAAAGAAAGCATTAAGTAGCTGGAGTGCACGAGGGGTAACTCGAATTGACGGCTCTCCACTTGTCCAAGGAGCTTTATCTGGCAGTACTTCGGCAGGTTTAATGGCACCGGCAGGTGTAAATGGTCCAGTATTCTTAGTATTTAAGAATTTTGACGCTATCTACAGTTATAACGCTGCGGAAAGTTATGGTCTTGCAATTGCTCATTTATCTGATCGTTTAAAAGGCGCTCGTCCTTTTGCAACATCTTGGCCAACTGATGATCCAGGAACTTCACGCGCGGAACGTCGTGAAATCCAACAGTTTTTGCTTAATCGCGGTTACGATATTGGTGCGGTTGATGGTCTTATTGGGGATAAAACCCGTGTGGCTATTCGTCAGGAGCAAACTCGTTTAGGTTTAAATCCAACAGGGCGTGCAGGGCAACAAATCTTACGCGCATTCCGTCAAGAACAGGCCCAAAAAATGATGCAATAA
- the dnaK gene encoding molecular chaperone DnaK, protein MAKIIGIDLGTTNSCVAVLEGDKVKVIENAEGTRTTPSIIAYKDGEILVGQSAKRQAVTNPKNTLFAIKRLIGRRYEDQAVQKDIGLVPYKIIKADNGDAWVEVNDKKLAPQQISAEILKKMKKTAEDYLGETVTEAVITVPAYFNDAQRQATKDAGKIAGLDVKRIINEPTAAALAFGMDKKEGDRKIAVYDLGGGTFDVSIIEIADLDGDQQIEVLSTNGDTFLGGEDFDNALIEFLVEEFKKEQSVNLKNDPLALQRLKEAAEKAKIELSSSNATEINLPYITADATGPKHLVINVTRAKLEGLVADLVARTIEPCRIALKDAGLSTSDISDVILVGGQSRMPLVQQKVQEFFGKEPRKDVNPDEAVAIGAAIQGAVLSGDKTDVLLLDVTPLTLGIETMGGVLTPIIEKNTTIPAKKSQVFSTAADNQPAVDISVYQGERKMAQQNKLLGNFQLGDIPPAPRGVPQIEVSFDINADGILKVSAKDKSTGKEQSIQIKANSGLSDAEIEAMIKDAEANAEEDRKFEELAKARNEADALISSSNKAVKDLGDKVTEDEKTAVSTAVSELELATKENDVEDIKAKTEALQNILMPITQRAYEQAQQAGGAEGFDPNAFQGGDAGQQKADDGVVDAEFTEVKDDKK, encoded by the coding sequence ATGGCAAAAATTATTGGTATTGACTTAGGTACTACCAACTCATGCGTTGCTGTACTTGAAGGCGATAAAGTAAAAGTAATCGAAAACGCTGAAGGCACACGTACAACTCCATCGATCATCGCTTATAAAGATGGTGAGATCTTAGTGGGTCAAAGTGCTAAGCGTCAGGCAGTAACTAACCCGAAAAATACATTATTCGCTATTAAGCGTTTAATTGGTCGTCGTTATGAAGATCAAGCGGTACAAAAAGACATCGGTCTTGTACCTTATAAAATCATCAAAGCTGACAATGGTGATGCTTGGGTTGAAGTAAACGACAAAAAATTAGCGCCTCAACAGATCTCTGCTGAAATCTTGAAAAAGATGAAGAAAACTGCAGAAGATTATTTAGGTGAAACAGTAACTGAAGCAGTTATTACTGTTCCTGCTTACTTTAACGATGCTCAACGTCAAGCAACTAAAGATGCGGGTAAAATCGCTGGCTTAGACGTTAAACGTATCATTAACGAACCAACTGCTGCTGCACTTGCGTTCGGTATGGACAAAAAAGAAGGCGATCGTAAAATTGCTGTTTACGACTTAGGTGGTGGTACTTTTGACGTATCAATCATTGAAATCGCAGACCTTGATGGCGACCAACAAATCGAAGTGTTATCAACAAATGGTGATACTTTCCTTGGTGGTGAAGACTTTGATAACGCGTTAATTGAATTCTTGGTTGAAGAATTTAAGAAAGAACAAAGTGTGAACTTGAAAAATGATCCACTTGCGTTACAACGTTTGAAAGAAGCTGCTGAAAAAGCAAAAATCGAGCTTTCTTCATCGAATGCAACTGAAATCAACCTTCCATATATCACTGCTGATGCGACTGGTCCTAAACACTTAGTGATCAATGTAACTCGTGCAAAACTTGAAGGTTTAGTTGCTGATTTAGTTGCTCGCACAATTGAGCCTTGCCGCATTGCGCTTAAAGATGCTGGTCTTTCGACTTCTGACATCTCTGACGTAATCTTGGTTGGTGGTCAGTCTCGTATGCCACTTGTACAACAAAAAGTACAAGAATTCTTTGGTAAAGAGCCACGTAAAGACGTGAACCCTGACGAAGCAGTTGCAATCGGTGCTGCGATTCAAGGTGCAGTATTGTCTGGTGACAAAACTGACGTTCTTTTATTAGACGTAACACCATTAACTTTAGGTATTGAAACAATGGGTGGTGTATTAACACCAATCATTGAGAAAAACACGACGATTCCTGCGAAGAAATCACAAGTGTTCTCTACTGCTGCTGACAACCAGCCTGCTGTAGACATTTCTGTTTACCAAGGTGAACGTAAGATGGCTCAACAAAACAAATTGTTGGGTAACTTCCAATTAGGCGACATTCCACCTGCTCCACGCGGTGTGCCACAAATTGAAGTATCTTTCGACATCAATGCTGATGGTATCTTGAAAGTATCTGCTAAAGATAAGAGCACTGGTAAAGAGCAATCGATCCAGATTAAAGCGAACTCAGGTTTGTCTGATGCTGAAATCGAAGCAATGATTAAAGATGCTGAAGCGAATGCTGAAGAAGATCGTAAGTTTGAAGAACTTGCAAAAGCTCGTAACGAAGCTGATGCATTGATTTCAAGCTCGAACAAAGCAGTTAAAGATCTTGGTGATAAAGTTACTGAAGATGAAAAAACAGCTGTAAGTACTGCGGTTTCTGAACTTGAATTAGCAACCAAAGAAAATGATGTTGAAGATATCAAAGCTAAAACTGAAGCTTTACAAAACATCTTAATGCCTATCACTCAACGTGCTTATGAACAAGCACAGCAAGCTGGTGGTGCAGAAGGCTTTGATCCAAATGCATTCCAAGGTGGCGATGCAGGTCAACAAAAAGCTGATGATGGCGTTGTAGATGCAGAGTTTACTGAAGTTAAAGATGACAAAAAATAA
- the purE gene encoding 5-(carboxyamino)imidazole ribonucleotide mutase encodes MNAAAAQDAQPLVGIIMGSQSDWATLENTANMLKQLGVPFEAEVVSAHRTPDRLFEYAETARDRGIQVIIAGAGGAAHLPGMCAAKTDLPVLGVPVKSSILNGVDSLLSIVQMPAGIAVGTLAIGPAGATNAAIMAAQILGLTRPEIAKNVADFRAAQTDKVASKNIPGQV; translated from the coding sequence ATGAATGCGGCCGCAGCACAAGACGCTCAACCTCTCGTTGGAATTATTATGGGTTCTCAATCTGATTGGGCAACTCTCGAAAACACAGCCAATATGCTTAAACAGCTTGGTGTCCCATTTGAAGCGGAAGTGGTATCTGCTCATCGTACTCCAGATCGTTTATTTGAATATGCAGAAACTGCGCGTGATCGCGGTATTCAAGTGATTATTGCCGGTGCAGGCGGTGCAGCGCATTTACCTGGAATGTGTGCCGCAAAAACTGATTTACCAGTTTTGGGTGTGCCAGTTAAATCATCAATTTTAAATGGCGTAGATTCTTTGCTTTCAATCGTACAAATGCCAGCTGGTATTGCAGTGGGTACTTTAGCGATTGGTCCAGCCGGTGCGACAAATGCTGCAATTATGGCGGCACAAATCTTAGGTTTAACTCGCCCTGAAATCGCAAAAAATGTTGCTGATTTCCGTGCTGCGCAAACTGATAAAGTTGCAAGCAAAAATATTCCGGGTCAGGTGTAA